A genomic region of Manihot esculenta cultivar AM560-2 chromosome 15, M.esculenta_v8, whole genome shotgun sequence contains the following coding sequences:
- the LOC110602381 gene encoding protein phosphatase 2C 29 isoform X2 produces the protein MGSGHSSLFPCFKPGTNRTKHEQADLIFTASEPLDETLGHSFCYVRSSNRFVSPTPSDRFVSPSQSLRFSPSRSGTVSETRPGLPETGFKSISGASVSANASTPRTVLQLENIYDDAIDSGGLAAGVTGGGVRGSIVNVEGFESTASFSALRLQPVPRGGEGFFMSGPIDGGALSGPLDANSGTDNSGRVHFSAPLGGIYMKNKRRNGISGIKKAIYRNLSEKKRPWVVPVLNFVNRKETSGTGEERENQDESNVQWALGKAGEDRVHVVVSEEQGWLFVGIYDGFNGPDAPEFLMGNLYRAVFNELQGLFWDLEEPDEASNVASTTVMESDITTDSAVERNYQDYGESTLGDRESNLVYRDQEKVAKDDPSKETGDQKDAGGTIGGIESSSMPHERAKRVTFQSEGIEVTHRRRLWEFLAEDDAEDGLDLSGSDRFAFSVDDAISVGNAGSAVSRRWLLLSKLKQGLSKHGENNFFPWKFGLEKKEEKVESSRVEERVLKRKRKIGPVDHDLVLRALSRALEMTELAYLDMTDKVLDTNPELALMGSCLLVVLMRDEDVYVMNVGDSRAIVAQYEPEHVGSSVDVSGLTVEGVTEGPAQAMRLTALQLSTDHSTSIEEPKFNDAVLEMFRNDYIGTAPYISCRPSLCHHQLCPRDQFVVLSSDGLYQYLTNQEVVSHVESFMEKFPDGDPAQHLIEELLSRAAKKAGMDFHKLLDIPQGDRRKYHDDVTVMVISLEGRIWKSSGKYP, from the exons ATGGGAAGTGGACACTCATCCCTCTTCCCTTGCTTCAAACCGGGGACTAACCGGACCAAACACGAACAAGCCGACCTGATCTTCACCGCCTCTGAGCCGTTGGATGAAACCCTAGGTCACTCTTTTTGCTACGTTCGATCTTCTAACCGCTTCGTCTCTCCTACGCCCTCCGATCGTTTTGTCTCTCCTTCTCAGTCCCTGCGTTTCTCTCCTTCCCGGTCAGGAACTGTTTCCGAGACTCGACCTGGATTGCCGGAGACAGGGTTTAAGTCCATTTCTGGCGCTTCTGTTAGTGCCAACGCTTCTACGCCCAGAACTGTCCTCCAACTTGAGAATATTTACGATGATGCCATTGACAGTGGTGGCCTTGCTGCTGGTGTTACTGGTGGTGGAGTGAGGGGTAGTATTGTGAACGTGGAGGGGTTTGAAAGCACGGCGTCGTTCAGTGCGTTGCGGTTGCAACCGGTGCCACGTGGTGGAGAGGGGTTCTTCATGTCGGGTCCCATTGATGGGGGTGCACTATCCGGTCCGCTCGACGCGAACTCAGGAACTGACAATAGCGGGCGGGTACATTTCTCCGCGCCGCTCGGCGGCATTTATATGAAAAACAAGCGAAGGAATGGCATTTCAGGAATTAAGAAGGCAATATATCGGAACTTATCGGAGAAAAAAAGGCCGTGGGTGGTGCCGGTGCTTAATTTCGTGAACCGGAAAGAGACTTCGGGAACCGGAGAGGAGAGGGAAAACCAAGATGAGAGTAATGTGCAGTGGGCATTAGGGAAGGCGGGAGAGGATCGGGTCCATGTGGTTGTATCGGAGGAGCAGGGTTGGCTGTTTGTTGGGATTTATGATGGGTTTAACGGTCCTGATGCGCCCGAATTCTTGATGGGGAATCTCTACAGGGCTGTGTTTAATGAACTTCAGGGGCTGTTTTGGGACCTTGAAGAGCCTGACGAGGCAAGTAATGTAGCATCAACAACTGTAATGGAAAGTGATATTACGACTGACTCAGCCGTAGAAAGAAACTATCAAGATTATGGTGAGAGTACATTAGGTGACAGAGAATCGAATTTAGTTTATCGGGATCAAGAAAAGGTAGCTAAAGATGATCCATCGAAGGAAACGGGTGATCAAAAGGATGCCGGTGGTACGATTGGTGGAATTGAATCAAGCTCAATGCCTCATGAGAGGGCAAAGAGGGTTACGTTTCAATCAGAGGGGATAGAAGTTACACACAGAAGGCGGTTATGGGAATTCCTTGCCGAGGATGATGCAGAAGACGGGCTTGATCTTTCGGGGTCTGATAGATTTGCCTTTTCTGTTGATGATGCAATTAGCGTTGGCAATGCAGGATCTGCAGTCAGTAGAAGGTGGTTGTTGCTGTCAAAACTTAAACAAGGATTGTCGAAACATGGGgagaataatttttttccatGGAAATTTGGATTGGAGAAAAAAGAGGAGAAGGTGGAGAGTAGTAGAGTGGAGGAGAGGGTTTTGAAGAGGAAGCGAAAGATAGGACCTGTTGATCATGATTTGGTTTTGAGGGCATTGTCAAGGGCGCTAGAAATGACTGAACTAGCATATTTGGATATGACTGATAAGGTGCTGGATACAAATCCAGAGTTAGCATTGATGGGTTCATGCTTATTGGTGGTGTTGATGAGAGATGAGGACGTGTATGTGATGAACGTTGGTGATAGCAGGGCAATTGTTGCACAGTATGAGCCAGAACATGTTGGTTCTAGTGTGGATGTTTCCGGGTTGACCGTGGAGGGGGTAACTGAGGGTCCTGCTCAAGCAATGAGGTTGACTGCATTGCAGCTGTCTACTGATCACAGTACAAGCATCGAAGAA CCCAAATTTAATGATGCAGTGTTGGAGATGTTTAGGAATGACTATATTGGCACCGCACCATATATTTCCTGCAGGCCTTCTCTCTGTCACCATCAACTGTGTCCAAGAGATCAATTTGTCGTCCTCTCATCTGATGGATTGTATCAGTATCTGACCAATCAGGAAGTGGTTTCTCATGTTGAGAGTTTCATGGAGAAGTTTCCAGATGGAGACCCAGCACAGCACCTAATAGAAGAGCTTCTTTCTCGTGCAGCCAAGAAAGCTG GGATGGATTTCCATAAATTACTAGACATACCACAAGGAGATCGCCGGAAGTACCATGACGACGTTACTGTTATGGTGATATCTCTTGAGGGAAGAATCTGGAAGTCATCAGGAAAATATCCTTGA
- the LOC110602381 gene encoding protein phosphatase 2C 29 isoform X1, with amino-acid sequence MGSGHSSLFPCFKPGTNRTKHEQADLIFTASEPLDETLGHSFCYVRSSNRFVSPTPSDRFVSPSQSLRFSPSRSGTVSETRPGLPETGFKSISGASVSANASTPRTVLQLENIYDDAIDSGGLAAGVTGGGVRGSIVNVEGFESTASFSALRLQPVPRGGEGFFMSGPIDGGALSGPLDANSGTDNSGRVHFSAPLGGIYMKNKRRNGISGIKKAIYRNLSEKKRPWVVPVLNFVNRKETSGTGEERENQDESNVQWALGKAGEDRVHVVVSEEQGWLFVGIYDGFNGPDAPEFLMGNLYRAVFNELQGLFWDLEEPDEASNVASTTVMESDITTDSAVERNYQDYGESTLGDRESNLVYRDQEKVAKDDPSKETGDQKDAGGTIGGIESSSMPHERAKRVTFQSEGIEVTHRRRLWEFLAEDDAEDGLDLSGSDRFAFSVDDAISVGNAGSAVSRRWLLLSKLKQGLSKHGENNFFPWKFGLEKKEEKVESSRVEERVLKRKRKIGPVDHDLVLRALSRALEMTELAYLDMTDKVLDTNPELALMGSCLLVVLMRDEDVYVMNVGDSRAIVAQYEPEHVGSSVDVSGLTVEGVTEGPAQAMRLTALQLSTDHSTSIEEEILRIKTEHLDDSQCIVNDRVKGRLKVTRAFGAGFLKQPKFNDAVLEMFRNDYIGTAPYISCRPSLCHHQLCPRDQFVVLSSDGLYQYLTNQEVVSHVESFMEKFPDGDPAQHLIEELLSRAAKKAGMDFHKLLDIPQGDRRKYHDDVTVMVISLEGRIWKSSGKYP; translated from the exons ATGGGAAGTGGACACTCATCCCTCTTCCCTTGCTTCAAACCGGGGACTAACCGGACCAAACACGAACAAGCCGACCTGATCTTCACCGCCTCTGAGCCGTTGGATGAAACCCTAGGTCACTCTTTTTGCTACGTTCGATCTTCTAACCGCTTCGTCTCTCCTACGCCCTCCGATCGTTTTGTCTCTCCTTCTCAGTCCCTGCGTTTCTCTCCTTCCCGGTCAGGAACTGTTTCCGAGACTCGACCTGGATTGCCGGAGACAGGGTTTAAGTCCATTTCTGGCGCTTCTGTTAGTGCCAACGCTTCTACGCCCAGAACTGTCCTCCAACTTGAGAATATTTACGATGATGCCATTGACAGTGGTGGCCTTGCTGCTGGTGTTACTGGTGGTGGAGTGAGGGGTAGTATTGTGAACGTGGAGGGGTTTGAAAGCACGGCGTCGTTCAGTGCGTTGCGGTTGCAACCGGTGCCACGTGGTGGAGAGGGGTTCTTCATGTCGGGTCCCATTGATGGGGGTGCACTATCCGGTCCGCTCGACGCGAACTCAGGAACTGACAATAGCGGGCGGGTACATTTCTCCGCGCCGCTCGGCGGCATTTATATGAAAAACAAGCGAAGGAATGGCATTTCAGGAATTAAGAAGGCAATATATCGGAACTTATCGGAGAAAAAAAGGCCGTGGGTGGTGCCGGTGCTTAATTTCGTGAACCGGAAAGAGACTTCGGGAACCGGAGAGGAGAGGGAAAACCAAGATGAGAGTAATGTGCAGTGGGCATTAGGGAAGGCGGGAGAGGATCGGGTCCATGTGGTTGTATCGGAGGAGCAGGGTTGGCTGTTTGTTGGGATTTATGATGGGTTTAACGGTCCTGATGCGCCCGAATTCTTGATGGGGAATCTCTACAGGGCTGTGTTTAATGAACTTCAGGGGCTGTTTTGGGACCTTGAAGAGCCTGACGAGGCAAGTAATGTAGCATCAACAACTGTAATGGAAAGTGATATTACGACTGACTCAGCCGTAGAAAGAAACTATCAAGATTATGGTGAGAGTACATTAGGTGACAGAGAATCGAATTTAGTTTATCGGGATCAAGAAAAGGTAGCTAAAGATGATCCATCGAAGGAAACGGGTGATCAAAAGGATGCCGGTGGTACGATTGGTGGAATTGAATCAAGCTCAATGCCTCATGAGAGGGCAAAGAGGGTTACGTTTCAATCAGAGGGGATAGAAGTTACACACAGAAGGCGGTTATGGGAATTCCTTGCCGAGGATGATGCAGAAGACGGGCTTGATCTTTCGGGGTCTGATAGATTTGCCTTTTCTGTTGATGATGCAATTAGCGTTGGCAATGCAGGATCTGCAGTCAGTAGAAGGTGGTTGTTGCTGTCAAAACTTAAACAAGGATTGTCGAAACATGGGgagaataatttttttccatGGAAATTTGGATTGGAGAAAAAAGAGGAGAAGGTGGAGAGTAGTAGAGTGGAGGAGAGGGTTTTGAAGAGGAAGCGAAAGATAGGACCTGTTGATCATGATTTGGTTTTGAGGGCATTGTCAAGGGCGCTAGAAATGACTGAACTAGCATATTTGGATATGACTGATAAGGTGCTGGATACAAATCCAGAGTTAGCATTGATGGGTTCATGCTTATTGGTGGTGTTGATGAGAGATGAGGACGTGTATGTGATGAACGTTGGTGATAGCAGGGCAATTGTTGCACAGTATGAGCCAGAACATGTTGGTTCTAGTGTGGATGTTTCCGGGTTGACCGTGGAGGGGGTAACTGAGGGTCCTGCTCAAGCAATGAGGTTGACTGCATTGCAGCTGTCTACTGATCACAGTACAAGCATCGAAGAA gaaattttaagaattaagaCTGAACACCTAGATGACAGCCAGTGTATTGTAAATGATAGAGTGAAAGGTCGTCTTAAGGTTACCAGAGCGTTTGGAGCAGGATTTCTCAAACAG CCCAAATTTAATGATGCAGTGTTGGAGATGTTTAGGAATGACTATATTGGCACCGCACCATATATTTCCTGCAGGCCTTCTCTCTGTCACCATCAACTGTGTCCAAGAGATCAATTTGTCGTCCTCTCATCTGATGGATTGTATCAGTATCTGACCAATCAGGAAGTGGTTTCTCATGTTGAGAGTTTCATGGAGAAGTTTCCAGATGGAGACCCAGCACAGCACCTAATAGAAGAGCTTCTTTCTCGTGCAGCCAAGAAAGCTG GGATGGATTTCCATAAATTACTAGACATACCACAAGGAGATCGCCGGAAGTACCATGACGACGTTACTGTTATGGTGATATCTCTTGAGGGAAGAATCTGGAAGTCATCAGGAAAATATCCTTGA
- the LOC110601002 gene encoding NAC domain-containing protein 71: MGGASLPPGFRFHPTDEELVGYYLHRKVQGLEIELEVIPVIDLYKFDPWDLPEKSFLPKRDMEWFFFCPRDRKYPNGSRTNRATKAGYWKATGKDRKVVCQSEVTGYRKTLVFYRGRAPFGDRTDWVMHEYRLCDDVSQGSSSFQGAFALCRVVKKNDQGHKTSDSHGEPKTKNICSSSNNGGFTSAVISNEHMSASGDISQITHLHNECHHSSPIASPYQLTAVAEFETLPMENNPSSLWVSPDLILDSSKDYPQIQEAASGYFPQYEYPSSMTPFQPYEHREFSSSSSYSNFTGEFKTVDDLSRIGYMSPYSGHGNYLGFSGNEDIPYEGQFADKQVEDGSFGEYGGLWCQEDNMVVVI; this comes from the exons ATGGGAGGGGCTTCACTTCCACCAGGTTTTCGTTTCCATCCAACTGACGAGGAATTGGTCGGATATTACCTCCATAGAAAAGTTCAAGGCCTTGAAATCGAGCTTGAAGTGATTCCTGTGATCGATTTGTACAAATTCGATCCCTGGGACTTGCCAG AGAAGTCATTTCTTCCAAAGCGAGACATGGAGTGGTTCTTCTTCTGTCCAAGGGATCGAAAGTACCCAAATGGCTCAAGAACAAATCGAGCTACTAAAGCTGGCTACTGGAAAGCTACTGGTAAAGATAGAAAAGTTGTCTGTCAATCTGAGGTTACTGGATATAGAAAGACCTTAGTTTTCTATCGTGGACGAGCTCCTTTTGGGGACAGGACTGATTGGGTAATGCACGAATATCGTCTCTGTGACGATGTTTCTCAAGGATCATCAAGTTTTCAG GGAGCTTTTGCTTTGTGTCGTGTTGTTAAGAAGAACGATCAAGGGCACAAGACAAGCGATTCACATGGAGAGCCGAAAACCAAGAACATTTGTAGCAGCTCAAACAATGGTGGGTTCACCTCAGCAGTAATCTCCAATGAGCACATGAGCGCCTCAGGGGACATTTCTCAAATAACTCACCTGCATAATGAGTGTCATCACTCAAGCCCCATTGCTTCTCCTTACCAACTCACAGCAGTGGCTGAATTTGAAACCCTTCCAATGGAAAACAATCCATCAAGCCTATGGGTTTCGCCTGATCTAATCCTTGATTCATCAAAG GATTACCCACAAATACAAGAAGCTGCAAGTGGATACTTTCCACAGTATGAGTATCCAAGCTCAATGACACCATTTCAGCCATATGAACACAGAGAGTTCTCATCAAGTTCATCATACTCAAATTTTACTGGAGAATTTAAAACTGTTGATGATCTCAGTCGCATTGGATATATGTCACCTTACTCAGGACATGGAAACTACCTGGGATTCAGTGGAAATGAGGACATCCCTTATGAAG GCCAATTTGCAGACAAGCAAGTGGAAGATGGAAGTTTTGGGGAATACGGAGGTCTTTGGTGTCAGGAAGACAACATGGTGGTTGTGATTTAA